From a single Botrytis cinerea B05.10 chromosome 4, complete sequence genomic region:
- the Bcalg13 gene encoding Bcalg13 translates to MGLTPGGAPPKVAFVTVGATATFKELIEEVFASHTLQALAKEGYTKLRVQAGPDAEYWKNNIPAEKGSELEIEVFDFDRNGLGHEMRQCKRGGFYGTGESSEGVVISHAGSGTILDALRIGVPLIVVPNTSLLDNHQVELADELERQGYVTKASGPRGLEDAIRKVESRKNGKPDTPKNLQGRKHWGGRENSSIAPVLDQAANYEEEVRSVLD, encoded by the exons ATGGGGTTGACTCCAGGTGGTGCACCGCCAAAAGTCGCTTTTGTCACAGTCGGCGCGACTGCGACTTTCAAAGAGCTCATCGAGGAAGTGTTCGCATCACATACTTTGCAGGCACTAGCTAAGGAAGGGTATACGAAACTAAGAGTACAAGCTGGGCCTGATGCCGAATACTGGAAAAACAACATACCAGCGGAGAAAGGGTCTGAGCTTGAGATCGAAGTGTTCGATTTTGATCGTAACGGGCTAGGGCACGAAATGCGACAATGCAAAAGGGGAGGCTTTTATGGCACAGGGGAGAGCTCAGAAGGGGTAGTGATTTCACACGCAG GTTCGGGAACAATTCTGGATGCGCTCCGAATTGGTGTACCCCTAATCGTAGTGCCCAATACTTCACTCCTCGATAATCATCAAGTAGAGTTGGCAGATGAGCTGGAAAGACAAGGCTATGTCACCAAGGCATCGGgacctag GGGCTTAGAAGATGCCATTCGCAAAGTAGAGAGCAGGAAGAATGGCAAGCCAGACACACCGAAAAATTTGCAGGGACGTAAGCACTGGGGGGGACGTGAAAATTCTAGTATTGCACCAGTACTCGACCAAGCTGCCAATTATGAGGAGGAAGTTAGGAGTGTATTGGACTAG
- the Bcrsm24 gene encoding Bcrsm24 — translation MATALQSLRITARCCSCRSITSRYTNKPIASRRLFSITSRQYKIDPKFKELEETEPDEYEFMEEIDDLFENAGARHANNLPSYGFDEGVKKKLKPTFLNMGDPEPFDEDDREDDHDDITTLAHMELEQVREIRHYNRLAAWEMPMLSKLAKPFVPPSAETPLRFRYTSYMGEQHPAEKKVVMEFCPADMPGLTEVQTDKLRKLVGPRLNPETDIVKMSCEMYPSQAQNKRYLGDMVDSLLAEAKTGDTFEDIPLDTRHHVFKVKPRFPVEWRLTDERKQELADYRQKMVETDLNRENIGQLVDGVETIRHRLANPIAKEPVPETVAAGGRIIANKKVGVKRIV, via the exons ATGGCCACGGCCTTACAAAGTCTGCGTATAACAGCGCGATGCTGCTCATGCAGAAGTATTACCTCCAGATACACCAATAAGCCAATTGCTTCACGGAGGTTATTTTCAATCACATCAAGACAATATAAAATCGATCCGAAGTTTAAGGAACTCGAGGAGACCGAACCAGACGAGTATGAATTCATGGAAGAGATTGACGATTTATTCGAGAATGCTGGTGCTCGACATGCAAACAATCTACCATCCTATGGATTTGACGAGGgcgtgaagaagaagttgaagccCACCTTTCTAAACATGGGAGATCCAGAGCCGTTTGATGAGGACGACAGGGAGGATGACCACGATGATATCACAACTCTGGCGCATATGGAGTTGGAACAGGTTAGGGAAATTAGACATTACAATAGGTTAGCAGCGTGGGAAATGCCAATGTTAAGCA AATTGGCAAAACCATTCGTACCGCCTTCAGCCGAAACTCCTTTACGATTCAGATATACTTCATACATGGGCGAGCAACATCCAGCAGAGAAGAAAGTTGTTATGGAATTTTGTCCTGCAGATATGCCAGGACTAACAGAAGTCCAAACGGACAAACTGAGAAAATTAGTTGGGCCAAGACTCAATCCAGAAACGGATATTGTCAAAATGAGTTGTGAAATGTACCCATCACAGGCCCAAAACAAGAGATACCTTGGCGATATGGTGGATTCATTATTGGCAGAAGCAAAG ACTGGCGACACTTTCGAAGATATTCCATTAGATACACGCCATCACGTTTTCAAAGTGAAGCCGAGATTCCCTGTAGAATGGAGATTAACAGACGAGAGAAAGCAAGAACTGGCAGACTATCGCCAAAAGATGGTGGAGACAGACTTGAATCGAGAAAATATTGGTCAACTTGTGGACGGAGTTGAAACCATTCGACACAGACTGGCTAATCCAATAGCTAAAGAACCGGTTCCTGAAACTGTCGCGGCTGGGGGAAGAATAATCGCGAACAAGAAGGTTGGTGTCAAGAGGATAGTATAA
- the Bchfd1 gene encoding Bchfd1, which yields MSSIKIAPFEPSSLDSIPTTVKLLQTTFRSQKTKPIEYRLKQLRKLYWAIVDNSDALIEAEKSDLGKPAFETVLTETEWMKNDIIFVCKNLKKWMKDEAAPDMALQNTLFSPRIRKEPLGTALVIGAFNFPVQLALGPFVGAIAAGCTAVLKPSEQSPKTAMVLKKIVEESLDPEAYTVVNGAIPETTALLNEKWDKIFYTGGETVGTIIAKKAAETLTPVALELGGRNPAIISKNADPNLAARRLLWGKILNAGQVCIGQNYVMVEREILDAFIEQLRIAYKDFFPNGAKASPDYGRIVNNRQFLRIKKMLDNTGGKILIGGELDEAENFIAPTVVLVDSPNDSMLVDESFGPLIPILPVDSLDEAINIAHDIHSTPLGFYPFGTKEETDKMLGSITSGGATVNDSFFHGSIPTLAFGGVGTSGTGCYRGEQSFLAFTHRRSVATTPSWIEKMLNVRYPPYTDAKLAQFLKSSRLKPNFDREGNEVRGLNYWLGIVTGLGGEGVKSVLVRWALLAFITYGSKKVWDLKFGSGLPSYLK from the exons ATGTCGTCTATTAAGATAGCTCCATTCGAGCCTAGCTCTCTCGACTCTATTCCCACCACAGTTAAGCTTCTCCAAACCACCTTTCGGTCGCAAAAAACGAAACCAATCGAATACCGTTTGAAGCAACTTCGCAAGCTCTACTGGGCCATTGTCGACAATAGCGATGCTCTTATCGAAGCAGAGAAGAGCGATCTCGGAAAGCCTGCTTTCGAAACTGTTCTCACGGAAACAgaatggatgaagaatgatattatatttgtcTGCAAGAACTTaaagaaatggatgaagGACGAAGCTGCTCCAGACATGGCTCTCCAAAATACCCTATTCAGCCCTAGAATTCGCAAGGAGCCCTTGGGCACGGCTTTGGTCATTGGTGCATTCAATTTCCCAGTTCAACTGGCTCTGGGCCCATTTGTTGGAGCTATCGCTGCGGGATGTACAGCTGTGTTGAAGCCCTCTGAGCAGTCACCTAAGACTGCCAtggttttgaagaagattgttgaagaaagtcTCGATCCAGAGGCATACACAGTGGTCAATGGAGCTATTCCCGAGACGACAGCTTTGTTGAACGAGAAATGGGATAAGATCTTCTATACTGGAGGCGAAACAGTAGGAACCATTATTGCGAAGAAGGCTGCCGAAACTTTAACACCAGTTGCTTTGGAGCTTGGTGGTAGAAATCCAGCTATCATATCGAAGAATGCGGATCCTAATCTTGCGGCCAGAAGATTATTATGGGGTAAGATCCTTAATGCCGGGCAAGTTTGCATTGGCCAGAACTATGTCATGGTAGAAAGGGAAATCCTGGATGCTTTTATCGAGCAACTCAGAATTGCCTATAAAGACTTCTTTCCTAATGGCGCCAAAGCGAGTCCCGATTATGGCCGAATTGTCAACAACAGACAGTTTTTACGAATCAAAAAGATGCTTGATAACACAGGAGGAAAGATTCTAATCGGCGGGGAATTGGATGAAGCCGAAAATTTCATCGCGCCAACTGTGGTTTTGGTTGACAGTCCTAACGATTCAATGTTGGTGGATGAATCTTTCGGTCCATTGATTCCTATCCTACCAGTTGATAGTCTTGACGAAGCTATCAATATCGCTCACGATATTCACTCAACTCCATTGGGTTTCTATCCATTTggaacaaaagaagaaactgaCAAGA TGCTCGGCAGCATTACATCTGGCGGTGCTACCGTCAACGACTCTTTCTTCCACGGCTCAATACCAACTCTTGCTTTCGGAGGAGTAGGAACTAGTGGAACTGGCTGTTATCGAGGTGAACAATCCTTCCTCGCCTTCACCCATCGTCGCTCGGTTGCTACGACCCCTAGCTGGATCGAAAAAATGCTCAATGTTCGCTACCCACCATATACCGATGCCAAACTTGCCCAATTCCTCAAATCCAGTAGGCTGAAGCCAAATTTCGATAGGGAAGGCAATGAGGTTAGAGGATTGAACTATTGGTTGGGCATTGTGACAGGTCTTGGTGGTGAGGGGGTTAAGAGTGTGCTTGTTAGGTGGGCACTCCTCGCTTTCATTACTTATGGATCAAAGAAAgtttgggatttgaaatttggtaGCGGGCTGCCTTCTTACCTGaaataa